Proteins encoded within one genomic window of Macrobrachium nipponense isolate FS-2020 chromosome 9, ASM1510439v2, whole genome shotgun sequence:
- the LOC135218562 gene encoding uncharacterized protein LOC135218562, translating into MEKNVWNPGVWKKWEARASDPESGREIKFSYSYIPSNDWSNVGPVLSYGTESESYDETFERETTSSAVQDQNYKFVRIKNVSKKFPLKKSFKFAYPLTNPSAVHQMCRCQENDNFLWHQGGNNLDTIEVQGKTFLVYPEVTPNQEQRIIVSEMVQRNFVDAEEGSDKVFYCCKKRSKIFMDCSGEICQVLAKEINNKYSVLTRSKNAIHYCSLKNDFKLDASVSIHHSTDKDAITSATLNDAVPGYFATADSSGLVSLYDSSRSNNNEPIWEHSLKGSRCVYQCDFGRHALSLIVNNKSSVWLCDTRSKPTSGNDNKMETLFNVRDLEGYISPLDIICKVVRSGLHNLYTITSSTVLLMDERYCKLPALKWDHTLTASPSFTTRCMMKNFEVLMFGSSCDFRLCSLYQDLSNKAISQGVSGLPSYLNIVRDTLQFAHQQNIWFNTYADRIGNGVTGISLCINPCDESSLCLLTLNNTGDIFIQDFHVQSNSSIPVSDNQERVYDRIGKQILQTWENQVIELTMNEKNKQGLGEKKNGINLSKLYSDMEDNAKMNDFCSDGSREVWSVQNYVLYRFATKKLKYHNFVKDNLSSGEEGLAKFLPQEFSQYLKPNYYKNFKDDLSTSLVELWKDQMEGKEGIGSSPFKYRLPPQLNNVSFSAKKLKVDHTVQDTTFDDDTSFFFTPKKTDLDVFSTPVHLGKSELKRSAKRKVDGF; encoded by the coding sequence GAGAGACAACATCATCCGCTGTGCAAGATCAGAACTACAAATTTGTAAGGATAAAAAATGTGAGTAAAAAGTTTCCTCTGAAGAAATCATTTAAATTTGCTTACCCACTCACAAATCCTAGTGCAGTCCACCAGATGTGTAGGTGCcaggaaaatgataattttttgtgGCATCAGGGTGGAAATAATCTAGATACAATTGAGGTTCAAGGTAAAACCTTTTTAGTTTATCCAGAGGTTACACCAAACCAGGAACAACGCATAATTGTGTCTGAAATGGTTCAGAGAAACTTCGTGGATGCTGAGGAAGGAAGTGACAAGGTGTTTTATTGTTGTAAGAAACGTAGTAAAATTTTTATGGATTGCTCAGGTGAAATCTGTCAGGTGCTagctaaagaaataaataataaatatagtgTTTTAACTCGCTCAAAGAATGCTATACATTATTGTTCTTTGAAAAATGATTTCAAGTTAGATGCAAGTGTGTCCATACATCATTCTACAGATAAAGATGCAATAACTAGTGCAACACTGAATGATGCAGTTCCTGGGTATTTTGCAACAGCGGATTCAAGTGGGTTGGTGTCCCTGTATGATAGTTCAAGATCTAACAATAATGAACCTATCTGGGAGCACTCTCTTAAAGGGAGCAGGTGCGTTTATCAGTGTGATTTTGGCAGGCATGCACTGTCTTTGATTGTGAATAACAAATCATCGGTTTGGCTATGTGACACACGAAGTAAACCTACTTCAGGAAATGATAACAAAATGGAAACTTTATTTAATGTCAGAGATTTAGAAGGTTATATCAGTCCTCTTGATATTATATGTAAAGTAGTCCGTAGTGGAttacataatttatatactatCACGTCCAGCACAGTTCTCTTAATGGATGAACGATACTGTAAATTACCAGCCCTTAAATGGGATCACACGTTAACTGCATCACCATCATTCACAACTCGATGCATGATGAAAAATTTTGAGGTACTTATGTTTGGAAGCAGCTGTGATTTTAGGTTATGTTCCCTGTACCAAGATTTGAGTAACAAAGCCATTAGTCAAGGTGTGAGTGGTTTACCATCGTATTTAAACATTGTAAGAGATACCTTGCAATTTGCTCATCAGCAGAATATTTGGTTTAATACATATGCTGATCGAATTGGTAATGGAGTCACGGGAATATCTTTGTGTATCAATCCCTGTGATGAATCATCATTATGTCTTCTCACTTTAAATAACACTGGAGATATTTTTATTCAAGATTTTCATGTCCAGAGTAATAGTTCCATTCCTGTAAGTGATAATCAGGAAAGAGTGTATGACAGAATTGGTAAACAAATTCTTCAGACTTGGGAAAATCAAGTAATTGAATTaactatgaatgaaaaaaataaacaaggtttaggagagaaaaaaaatggcattaatCTTAGTAAACTCTACAGTGACATGGAAGACAATGcaaaaatgaatgatttttgtTCAGATGGTAGTCGTGAAGTTTGGAGTGTACAGAATTATGTTCTATATAGATTTGCAACAAAGAAGTTGAAGTATCATAATTTTGTAAAAGATAATTTAAGTAGTGGAGAAGAAGGATTAGCAAAATTTCTTCCTCAGGAATTTTCACAGTATCTTAAACCCAATTATTATAAGAATTTTAAAGATGACTTGTCCACTTCCTTAGTGGAGTTGTGGAAAgaccaaatggaaggaaaagaaggaattgGAAGCTCACCCTTCAAGTACAGACTACCACCTCAACTTAATAATGTTTCATTTTCGGCAAAGAAACTGAAGGTGGATCACACTGTTCAGGACACAACTTTTGATGATGACACTTCATTTTTCTTCACTCCAAAAAAGACTGATTTAGATGTTTTTTCCACACCAGTCCATTTAGGAAAATCTGAGTTAAAAAGATCAGCAAAGAGAAAAGTGGATGGGTTTTGA